In the Campylobacter concisus genome, one interval contains:
- a CDS encoding M3 family oligoendopeptidase, which yields MQIWDLKALFANEKECEQNALNLQKECEKFKDKYLENYENLKTDEFLKAFGEYESLIAKISKVMTYAFLNFAKDTSKGAFYAKIDEIATKANENLIFFEIKFNEFSPKKQEEIIKSSKKYGYYLSNLAKAKPHQLSVAEERVLLRTASTGAEGFSRLFDESMSKMRFKFKGELLNEEEILAKLHDNNQSVRKLAAKSLSNELSKHQHLLGYIYNMIKTDLKTSCELRNFNLPEEPRHLENQITKKSVDSLIAVTEKNFDLVAKFYERKREILGLKKLYDYDRYAPLSSEGEYKFDECKKIVLKAFGTFSPKFGDIAKSAFSDGWIDVYPAPNKRGGAFSHSGSSDTHPYVLLNHTNQRRDLFTLAHELGHAVHQKLSYSVSYLNSDTPLTTAETASVFCEMLVFDHVKENLSKKEKISLLAGKIEDIFATLYRQINFTTFERAVHAHEGEISLDELNKIWLRESKKMFGKSVTLNDYYKIWWSYIPHFIHTPFYCYAYSYAQLLVLALFGLYKSGKCKNFVEIYTEFLSLGGSLSPKELVGKFGFDIDDKNFWQIGINEVKKLVDEFLEISKD from the coding sequence ATGCAAATTTGGGATCTAAAAGCACTTTTTGCAAACGAAAAAGAGTGCGAGCAAAACGCACTAAATTTACAAAAAGAGTGCGAGAAATTTAAAGATAAATACCTAGAAAATTATGAGAATTTAAAAACAGACGAGTTTTTAAAGGCATTTGGCGAATATGAAAGCTTGATAGCTAAAATTTCAAAAGTAATGACTTACGCTTTTTTAAATTTTGCCAAAGATACAAGCAAGGGCGCATTTTATGCAAAGATCGATGAGATAGCGACAAAAGCAAATGAAAATTTGATATTTTTTGAGATCAAATTTAATGAGTTTAGCCCTAAAAAACAAGAAGAGATCATAAAAAGCTCTAAAAAATATGGCTACTATCTAAGCAATCTCGCTAAAGCAAAACCACACCAACTTAGCGTTGCTGAAGAAAGAGTCTTGCTTCGTACCGCAAGCACTGGAGCTGAGGGCTTTTCAAGGCTTTTTGATGAGAGCATGAGCAAGATGAGGTTTAAATTTAAAGGCGAACTTTTAAACGAAGAGGAAATTTTAGCAAAGCTTCATGACAACAATCAAAGCGTGCGAAAACTAGCCGCCAAAAGCCTCTCAAACGAGCTTAGCAAGCACCAGCACCTTCTTGGCTACATATATAATATGATAAAAACTGATCTAAAAACGAGCTGCGAGCTTAGAAATTTCAATCTTCCTGAAGAGCCAAGACACCTTGAAAATCAAATAACTAAAAAAAGCGTTGATTCGCTCATTGCCGTAACTGAGAAAAATTTTGACCTAGTTGCTAAATTTTACGAGCGAAAAAGAGAAATTTTAGGCCTTAAAAAGCTTTATGACTACGATAGATACGCGCCTCTTAGCAGCGAGGGCGAGTATAAATTTGATGAGTGCAAAAAGATAGTTTTAAAGGCGTTTGGGACATTTTCACCTAAATTTGGCGATATAGCCAAAAGCGCCTTTAGTGACGGCTGGATCGACGTTTATCCAGCGCCAAACAAGCGAGGTGGCGCATTTTCTCACTCAGGATCAAGCGACACGCACCCTTACGTTTTGCTAAATCACACAAACCAGCGAAGAGACCTTTTCACGCTTGCTCACGAGCTTGGTCACGCTGTGCATCAAAAGCTATCATATAGCGTAAGCTACCTAAACTCAGACACTCCGCTAACTACGGCTGAGACGGCTTCGGTCTTTTGTGAGATGCTAGTTTTTGACCACGTAAAAGAAAACCTTAGCAAAAAAGAGAAAATTTCACTGCTCGCTGGCAAGATCGAGGATATATTTGCCACGCTTTACCGCCAGATAAATTTCACCACCTTTGAAAGGGCCGTGCACGCGCACGAGGGTGAGATCAGCCTAGATGAACTAAATAAAATTTGGCTAAGAGAGAGCAAAAAGATGTTTGGCAAAAGCGTCACGCTAAACGACTACTACAAAATTTGGTGGAGCTATATCCCGCACTTCATCCACACGCCGTTTTACTGCTACGCCTACTCTTATGCGCAGCTTCTAGTGCTTGCACTTTTTGGGCTTTATAAAAGCGGCAAATGCAAAAATTTTGTTGAAATTTACACCGAGTTTTTGAGCCTTGGCGGCAGCCTTAGTCCAAAGGAGCTTGTAGGTAAATTTGGCTTTGATATCGATGATAAAAATTTCTGGCAGATCGGCATAAACGAGGTTAAAAAACTAGTAGATGAGTTTTTAGAAATTTCAAAGGATTAA
- a CDS encoding ATP-dependent helicase, with amino-acid sequence MEKLLSNLNESQREAATHIDGPMLILAGAGSGKTKTITTRLAYLIGEVGIDAANTLTLTFTNKAANEMRSRAMAMLSQSGKNYSPLLCTFHKFGLLFLKLYIEKLGRKNNFVIIDTDDKKRIIKSFESPVATAILSSEISNYKNSLLSVEEIYKNANFSSFDKSKDNFYKQAAQIYEKYEDYLKTNNLVDFDDLLGLTYKILDKNEDLAREISNRYKYIMVDEYQDTNDLQYKLLKKLCLCHENICVVGDDDQSIYGWRGAKIDNILNFKDQFKDVKIIRLEKNYRSSEAILKAANELIDHNRNRLGKKLVGTKGEGEAVNLIESFDESVEAGKIAKCIKELLSKGVQAKDIAILYRINALSRSLEDGLNKEQIAYKMVGGVKFYERAEIKDIISYLRLINNPNDDFSIRRIINRPKRGLGKVSLDKLEKMAFEGKISIYEAISNISDNDEAFSKKVKSALVEFANSLKELQESSSVFDLIDKFEAKFGVKKYYESLPDGAERAANIDEFYAVLKDQIKQNPSFDLEEFLNEITLTSEQDGISNEAISIMSVHASKGLEFEHLFVIGLEEGFFPLIGDGSDIEEERRLAYVAITRAKKTLSLSFANSRFYKGQRTRLNKSRFLSESGITHGSLVIEQSNEFKKGDLVKHKIFGIGRVSAVSKIKKEFKLTINFGGNVREIMSSFVEKAV; translated from the coding sequence ATGGAAAAATTACTATCAAATTTAAACGAATCTCAGCGTGAGGCAGCTACTCATATAGATGGTCCGATGCTCATACTTGCAGGAGCTGGCAGTGGCAAGACAAAGACCATCACAACTAGGCTTGCCTACCTCATCGGCGAGGTCGGCATAGACGCGGCAAATACACTAACTCTTACTTTTACAAACAAAGCCGCCAACGAGATGCGTAGTAGAGCCATGGCGATGCTAAGCCAAAGCGGCAAAAACTATTCGCCACTACTTTGCACTTTTCATAAATTTGGGCTTTTGTTTTTAAAACTCTATATAGAAAAGCTTGGCAGAAAAAATAACTTCGTCATAATCGACACAGACGATAAAAAACGCATCATCAAAAGCTTTGAAAGTCCAGTTGCCACGGCGATTTTGTCAAGTGAAATTTCAAATTATAAAAACTCACTTTTAAGCGTCGAAGAGATCTATAAAAATGCAAATTTCTCGTCTTTCGATAAGAGCAAGGATAACTTTTACAAGCAAGCTGCTCAAATTTATGAAAAATATGAAGACTATCTCAAAACAAATAATCTTGTTGATTTTGACGATTTGCTAGGGCTTACATATAAAATTTTAGACAAAAACGAAGATCTTGCTAGAGAAATTTCAAACCGCTACAAATACATAATGGTCGATGAGTATCAAGACACAAACGACCTTCAGTATAAACTGCTAAAAAAGCTCTGTCTATGCCACGAAAACATTTGCGTGGTGGGCGATGATGATCAAAGTATCTACGGCTGGCGCGGTGCGAAAATAGATAATATCTTAAATTTTAAAGATCAGTTTAAAGATGTAAAGATCATTAGACTTGAGAAAAACTACCGCTCGAGCGAGGCGATACTAAAGGCTGCAAACGAGTTAATAGATCATAACCGCAACCGCCTTGGCAAGAAGCTTGTGGGCACAAAAGGCGAAGGCGAAGCCGTAAATTTGATAGAGAGCTTTGATGAGAGCGTCGAGGCTGGCAAGATCGCAAAATGTATAAAAGAGCTTTTAAGCAAAGGCGTGCAAGCAAAAGATATCGCGATCTTATACCGCATAAATGCGCTCTCTCGCTCGCTTGAAGATGGGCTAAATAAAGAGCAGATCGCTTATAAAATGGTCGGCGGCGTAAAATTTTACGAACGAGCTGAGATCAAAGATATCATAAGCTACTTAAGGCTTATAAATAATCCAAACGATGATTTTTCAATAAGGCGCATAATCAATCGCCCAAAACGAGGACTAGGCAAAGTGAGTCTTGATAAGCTTGAAAAAATGGCATTTGAGGGCAAAATTTCCATTTACGAGGCGATCTCAAATATCTCTGATAACGATGAAGCCTTTAGTAAAAAGGTGAAATCGGCACTTGTTGAGTTTGCGAACAGCCTAAAAGAGCTTCAAGAAAGCAGCTCAGTTTTTGACCTCATAGATAAATTTGAAGCTAAATTTGGCGTGAAAAAATACTACGAGAGCTTGCCAGATGGTGCTGAAAGAGCGGCGAACATCGACGAGTTTTACGCTGTTTTAAAAGATCAGATCAAGCAAAATCCAAGCTTTGATCTAGAAGAGTTTTTAAACGAGATCACGCTAACAAGCGAGCAAGACGGCATTAGCAACGAGGCTATAAGCATCATGAGCGTGCATGCGAGCAAGGGACTTGAGTTTGAGCACCTTTTTGTGATCGGCCTTGAAGAGGGATTTTTCCCGCTCATTGGCGACGGTAGCGACATCGAAGAGGAGCGCAGGCTTGCGTACGTGGCGATAACAAGAGCCAAAAAGACACTTAGCCTAAGCTTTGCAAATTCGCGCTTTTACAAGGGTCAGCGCACGAGGCTAAATAAGAGTAGATTTTTAAGTGAGAGCGGTATCACGCATGGCTCGCTAGTCATCGAACAGAGTAATGAATTTAAAAAAGGCGACTTGGTTAAGCATAAAATTTTTGGTATTGGCAGGGTGAGCGCGGTTAGCAAGATCAAAAAAGAGTTTAAGCTAACTATAAATTTTGGTGGCAATGTAAGAGAGATAATGTCAAGCTTCGTGGAAAAGGCCGTATGA
- the truB gene encoding tRNA pseudouridine(55) synthase TruB — MNAIFVANKPAGMSSNHFLGRLKRKYGVKKAGFSGTLDPFASGCLIVAFGSYTKFFRFLDKSPKVYEATIWLGASSPSMDNENITEISNVKEINLEKLEAIRGELTGRISYIPPKFSAKHVNGTRAYKLARNGEEFELKTETMEIFDSQILNYSHPFLTIRLSVSEGSYIRSYAEIFGKKLGYNVTLSSLKRISEGKFCYENEKFLNICDFLNIQGNTYFGDINDILDGKKLKINDFETQKQGIYLLNYDKFMSVIQITDDTINYTLNKVEKC; from the coding sequence ATGAACGCCATCTTCGTGGCAAACAAGCCAGCTGGCATGAGTTCAAACCACTTTTTAGGGCGACTAAAGAGAAAATACGGCGTTAAAAAGGCTGGATTTTCAGGCACACTTGATCCATTTGCGAGTGGCTGCCTAATAGTCGCTTTTGGCTCATATACGAAATTTTTTAGATTTTTAGATAAAAGTCCAAAAGTCTATGAAGCTACGATCTGGCTTGGGGCGAGTAGTCCGAGCATGGACAATGAAAATATCACTGAAATTTCAAATGTAAAAGAGATAAATTTAGAAAAACTTGAAGCCATAAGAGGTGAGCTGACTGGCAGAATAAGTTACATCCCGCCAAAATTTAGCGCCAAGCACGTAAATGGCACAAGAGCCTATAAGCTAGCTAGAAACGGCGAAGAATTTGAGCTAAAGACAGAAACAATGGAAATTTTTGATAGCCAAATTTTAAACTATTCGCACCCATTTTTAACTATTCGTCTAAGCGTAAGCGAAGGAAGTTATATCCGTTCGTATGCAGAAATTTTTGGAAAAAAGCTTGGTTATAATGTAACTTTAAGCTCATTAAAAAGGATAAGTGAAGGTAAATTTTGCTACGAAAATGAAAAATTTTTGAATATTTGTGATTTTTTAAATATTCAGGGAAATACATACTTTGGGGATATAAACGATATTCTTGATGGTAAGAAATTAAAAATTAACGATTTTGAAACACAAAAGCAAGGAATTTATTTGCTAAATTATGATAAATTTATGAGCGTAATCCAAATCACGGATGATACTATAAATTACACTCTAAATAAGGTTGAAAAATGTTAA
- the csrA gene encoding carbon storage regulator CsrA produces MLILARKENEEILIGNDIKVVIVNISKNTVKLGIEAPRNTMILRSELANDIKNENIHATKTASEADIHELAKKIEK; encoded by the coding sequence ATGTTAATCCTAGCAAGAAAAGAAAATGAAGAAATTTTAATAGGAAATGACATAAAAGTTGTCATAGTAAATATTTCAAAAAATACTGTTAAACTCGGTATAGAAGCGCCACGAAATACAATGATACTAAGAAGCGAACTAGCAAACGATATCAAAAACGAAAATATCCATGCCACAAAAACTGCAAGCGAAGCCGATATCCACGAGCTAGCCAAAAAAATCGAGAAATGA
- a CDS encoding 4-(cytidine 5'-diphospho)-2-C-methyl-D-erythritol kinase, with amino-acid sequence MKSFAKINVFLKVVGTRGNYHEILSRFILCEQLFDEIYFKKSNSFAIECNNHDIKDNIIQKAVDELKRAGFSNELDEFFSSHKIIINKNIPIGAGLGGGSSNAATFLLMVNDELNLNIKHENLMQIASKIGADVAFFVSGYKAANVSGIGEIIEDFNDEVPNLNIFTPNVFCSTPMVYQEFRSNFLQYIDVNAAKKMQNLKSKELLEIYKNEELNDLFAPCFKLYPQMNEFKDKFLSGSGSSVFSVK; translated from the coding sequence ATGAAAAGCTTTGCAAAGATCAATGTCTTTTTGAAGGTAGTTGGCACTAGAGGCAACTACCACGAAATTTTATCGCGTTTTATCCTCTGTGAGCAACTTTTTGATGAAATTTATTTTAAAAAGTCAAATTCATTTGCCATAGAATGCAATAACCACGATATAAAAGATAACATCATCCAAAAAGCGGTAGATGAGCTAAAAAGAGCCGGCTTTTCAAACGAGCTCGACGAGTTTTTTAGCTCTCATAAAATCATCATCAACAAAAATATCCCAATTGGTGCGGGCCTTGGTGGAGGTAGTTCAAATGCCGCCACCTTTTTGCTAATGGTAAATGACGAACTAAATTTAAATATAAAACATGAAAATTTGATGCAAATAGCCTCCAAAATCGGTGCAGATGTAGCTTTTTTCGTAAGTGGCTACAAGGCAGCAAATGTAAGCGGCATAGGCGAGATCATAGAAGATTTTAACGATGAAGTGCCAAATTTAAATATCTTCACGCCAAATGTTTTTTGCTCCACACCGATGGTTTATCAAGAATTTAGAAGCAATTTCTTACAATACATAGACGTTAATGCTGCAAAAAAGATGCAAAATTTAAAAAGCAAAGAGCTACTTGAAATTTATAAAAACGAGGAGCTAAACGATCTTTTTGCCCCATGCTTTAAGCTCTATCCACAAATGAATGAGTTTAAAGATAAATTTCTAAGTGGTAGCGGCAGTAGCGTATTTAGCGTAAAGTAA
- the smpB gene encoding SsrA-binding protein SmpB gives MKDLAKNKKALHDFSILETFEAGIVLKGSEVKALRAGRANLKDSFVRVIKGELFLLNAHISYLETTHSAFRPNERAARKLLMHRKQIDKIFGQVSQDGLTLVVLALYLSDKNIVKARLAIAKGKNLHDKRETLKRREADKEARAAIKRYI, from the coding sequence ATAAAAGATCTAGCAAAAAACAAGAAAGCTTTGCACGACTTTAGCATACTTGAAACCTTCGAGGCTGGCATTGTATTAAAAGGCAGCGAAGTCAAGGCTCTAAGGGCTGGTAGAGCAAATTTAAAAGATAGCTTTGTGCGCGTCATAAAGGGTGAACTTTTCTTACTAAACGCCCACATTAGCTATCTTGAGACTACACATAGCGCATTTCGTCCAAATGAGCGAGCAGCCAGAAAACTTTTGATGCATAGAAAGCAGATCGATAAAATTTTTGGTCAAGTCTCACAAGATGGGCTTACTTTGGTTGTTTTGGCACTTTATCTAAGCGATAAAAACATCGTAAAAGCAAGACTAGCCATTGCAAAAGGTAAAAATTTACACGATAAACGCGAGACTCTAAAAAGACGCGAGGCAGACAAAGAGGCAAGAGCTGCCATAAAAAGATATATTTAA
- a CDS encoding thioredoxin: MKNLLVLIIALFTFFGCGEDESSSLNFKEFSPNEEVKLIDVSGKELTLVRKDHGFAIKNDENKVLMIDIFGTFCPPCQKEAAELTKYQLENKDKFTLIGLTHFENVTNEYVLHEFMQKFNAYYFITNDQKINDRLAEQIVRDIEYKHEIALPFKVVIKNGEYQILTDVDSGQYGVKYYLGGIKVTKMEEDLAKIYETK; the protein is encoded by the coding sequence ATGAAAAATTTACTCGTTTTAATAATCGCTTTATTTACTTTTTTTGGTTGTGGTGAAGATGAGAGTAGTAGTTTAAATTTTAAAGAATTCAGTCCAAATGAAGAGGTCAAACTTATAGATGTAAGTGGCAAGGAGCTTACTTTAGTTCGAAAAGATCACGGCTTTGCTATCAAAAATGATGAAAATAAAGTTTTAATGATAGACATTTTTGGTACATTTTGCCCGCCTTGTCAAAAGGAGGCAGCTGAACTTACAAAATATCAGCTTGAAAACAAAGATAAATTTACACTAATTGGACTAACTCACTTTGAAAATGTCACAAATGAGTATGTTTTGCATGAATTTATGCAAAAATTTAATGCCTACTATTTCATAACAAACGATCAAAAGATAAATGACAGACTTGCCGAACAGATCGTAAGAGACATCGAATATAAACACGAGATCGCACTACCTTTTAAAGTAGTGATAAAAAATGGCGAATATCAAATTTTAACAGACGTAGATAGCGGACAATACGGGGTAAAATACTATCTTGGCGGCATAAAAGTCACAAAAATGGAAGAAGATCTGGCAAAAATTTATGAGACAAAATAA
- the flgB gene encoding flagellar basal body rod protein FlgB — protein MFVLDKSKSSPLVESALAGRELRQKLISGNLANVDTPFYKARDIRFEDVLKEKANEIYNTSSQKKLQLAKTNEAHMAAVDFPKSDTAQIFLRDGHMARNDANTVDLDVETTEMGKNTVMINALDNAYKAQSNIFKSVIDASAKN, from the coding sequence ATGTTTGTTTTAGATAAATCAAAATCTAGCCCACTTGTTGAATCAGCCCTTGCAGGTAGAGAGTTACGTCAAAAACTAATCTCTGGCAATCTTGCAAACGTTGATACACCATTTTATAAAGCTAGAGATATAAGATTTGAAGATGTTTTAAAAGAAAAAGCAAATGAAATTTATAACACTTCAAGCCAAAAAAAGCTACAACTTGCTAAGACAAACGAAGCACATATGGCTGCAGTTGATTTTCCAAAAAGCGACACAGCTCAAATTTTCTTGCGTGACGGTCACATGGCTAGAAACGACGCAAATACAGTTGACCTTGACGTAGAAACAACAGAAATGGGTAAAAACACAGTTATGATAAACGCCCTTGATAACGCATACAAGGCTCAAAGCAATATCTTTAAAAGCGTAATAGACGCAAGCGCTAAGAACTAG